The following are encoded in a window of Campylobacter sp. MIT 12-8780 genomic DNA:
- a CDS encoding glycosyltransferase — protein MKICFIIASLGNGGAERVLVSLANEFCKKHSVQIIKFDDKESFYKLDESIYLKELPKFNWQNLYHKIASRIKKFLALRKAMKEAKADIFISFLDTTNIACVWAKIGLKSPLIISEHSTQSYLKSKIWRFLRRLSYPHAQALTVLSLQDKSYYEAFVSKVELIFNPCHFSICQNPKKENLVLFVGRLDANKNPALFLRAISNLSADLRATYRFCIAGDGELKDELILQAQELGIKVEFLGRVKDMQSLYEKAKILCLCSFVEGLPTVLIETLFFKIARISTDYVNSARDLISPDFDGFLVALDDEKAMAKALEKLMSDESLREQIAQKALKRCENFSIQNIEKQWFKLISELQ, from the coding sequence ATGAAAATTTGTTTTATCATCGCGAGTTTAGGAAATGGCGGAGCTGAACGCGTTTTAGTCAGTCTTGCTAATGAGTTTTGTAAAAAACATAGTGTGCAAATCATTAAATTTGATGATAAAGAAAGCTTTTATAAGCTTGATGAGAGCATATATTTAAAAGAACTGCCTAAGTTTAACTGGCAGAATTTATATCATAAAATAGCAAGCAGGATAAAGAAATTCCTTGCTTTAAGAAAGGCGATGAAAGAGGCTAAGGCTGATATTTTCATCTCTTTTTTAGATACTACGAATATCGCTTGTGTGTGGGCTAAAATAGGCTTAAAATCGCCCTTAATCATCAGCGAGCATAGCACACAAAGTTATTTAAAAAGCAAAATTTGGCGTTTTTTAAGAAGGCTAAGTTATCCGCATGCTCAAGCTTTAACCGTGCTTTCTTTGCAAGATAAAAGCTATTATGAAGCCTTTGTAAGCAAGGTTGAGCTTATCTTTAATCCTTGTCATTTTAGCATATGCCAAAATCCTAAAAAAGAAAATTTAGTGCTTTTTGTAGGCAGGCTTGATGCTAATAAAAACCCAGCCCTTTTTTTAAGGGCAATTTCAAATTTAAGTGCTGATTTAAGAGCAACTTACCGCTTTTGTATAGCAGGAGATGGCGAGCTTAAAGATGAGCTTATCTTGCAAGCACAAGAACTTGGCATAAAAGTGGAGTTTTTAGGCAGGGTAAAAGATATGCAAAGCCTCTATGAAAAAGCAAAAATTCTTTGCCTTTGCTCCTTTGTGGAGGGCTTGCCAACGGTTTTGATCGAAACTTTGTTTTTTAAAATCGCTCGCATAAGCACAGATTATGTCAATTCAGCTAGGGATTTAATTAGTCCAGACTTTGATGGCTTTTTAGTGGCACTTGATGATGAAAAGGCTATGGCTAAGGCTTTAGAAAAGCTAATGAGTGATGAGAGCTTAAGAGAACAAATCGCACAAAAAGCCTTAAAACGATGTGAAAATTTTTCAATTCAAAATATTGAAAAACAATGGTTTAAACTCATAAGCGAGCTACAATGA
- the pglI gene encoding GalNAc(5)-diNAcBac-PP-undecaprenol beta-1,3-glucosyltransferase, with product MKPFLSVLICTYNRLELLKQALQSVLEQDFKDLEIIISDDHSNDGTKEFINTFAKNEPRLKYSLNTSYKKGPNGNKNNALDQARGEYILFLDDDDMLLNGALSTLVSKVKEGFSHVFGNCLLEKDGVLSTELSGKGFTKDSEVSKKDFLLGKMNGEFLGMFKKSLLENSRFDENFWGNESVLWLNLYKEKSFYIHKALRIYRIKRADSVTNQAFLKADRVYLGYAKMAELLECELKKTKDKDYKAATAMQYKMAAYYAKMAGLYKKMYIYLFKSLSIKPNFPALALLCLSFVPKAMLQYFSKIRVSLKCKN from the coding sequence ATGAAGCCCTTTTTATCAGTTTTAATTTGCACTTATAATAGACTAGAGCTTTTAAAACAGGCTTTACAAAGCGTGCTAGAGCAAGACTTTAAAGACTTAGAAATCATCATTAGCGACGATCACTCAAATGATGGCACAAAAGAGTTTATCAACACTTTTGCAAAAAATGAGCCTCGCCTTAAATACAGCCTTAATACCAGCTATAAAAAGGGTCCAAATGGAAATAAAAATAATGCCCTTGATCAAGCAAGGGGCGAGTATATTTTGTTTTTAGATGATGATGATATGCTTTTAAATGGGGCTTTAAGCACGCTTGTAAGTAAAGTTAAAGAGGGCTTTTCTCATGTTTTTGGCAATTGCTTGCTTGAAAAAGATGGGGTTTTAAGCACTGAATTGAGTGGAAAAGGCTTTACTAAGGATAGTGAAGTAAGCAAAAAAGACTTTTTGCTAGGTAAGATGAATGGGGAATTTTTGGGTATGTTTAAAAAATCCTTGCTTGAAAACAGCCGTTTTGATGAGAATTTTTGGGGCAATGAAAGTGTGCTTTGGCTGAACTTATATAAAGAAAAAAGCTTTTATATACACAAGGCTTTGAGGATTTATCGTATCAAAAGAGCAGATAGTGTTACAAATCAAGCCTTTTTAAAGGCTGATCGTGTGTATTTAGGCTATGCAAAGATGGCTGAGCTTTTAGAATGTGAGCTTAAAAAGACTAAGGATAAAGATTATAAAGCTGCTACAGCAATGCAGTATAAAATGGCAGCTTATTATGCAAAGATGGCAGGACTTTATAAAAAAATGTATATTTATCTTTTTAAAAGCCTTAGTATAAAGCCTAATTTTCCAGCACTAGCCTTGCTTTGTTTAAGTTTTGTTCCAAAAGCAATGTTACAATATTTTTCAAAAATCAGAGTGAGTTTAAAGTGCAAAAATTAG
- the pglJ gene encoding N-acetylgalactosamine-N,N'-diacetylbacillosaminyl-diphospho-undecaprenol 4-alpha-N-acetylgalactosaminyltransferase: MQKLGIFIYSLGSGGAERVVATLLPSLSLFYEVHIILMNDKISYELENAQIHLLENSKPSENALLKFLKLPFLALKYKKLCKNLKLDKQFVFLNRPNYIALLARIFGLKTPLIINECTTPSVMYQSLSPTSLVNKFLIQWLYPKADLILANSKGNQEDLILNFNINASKCKLLYNAIDLEKITQKANEPIDFKDDFILSIGRLDKGKNHALLIKAYARLDTELKLLILGEGELKDELESLIKSLNLKEKVFLLGFDNNPYKYLSKCKFFAFASSFEGFSNVLIEALACHCAVLSSDHKSGAKELFGDNEFGLLVKVNDENAMFEGLKIMIENESLRKAYQEKAYQRAKNFDKNEIAKKALEFLKSCEIKEN, translated from the coding sequence GTGCAAAAATTAGGAATTTTTATCTATTCTTTAGGAAGCGGTGGGGCTGAACGCGTCGTGGCTACGCTTTTGCCATCTTTGTCTTTGTTTTATGAGGTGCATATTATCTTGATGAATGATAAAATTTCTTATGAGCTTGAAAACGCTCAAATTCACTTGCTTGAAAACTCAAAGCCAAGTGAAAATGCACTTTTAAAATTCCTTAAACTTCCATTTTTGGCTCTAAAATACAAAAAACTTTGCAAAAACTTAAAGTTAGATAAGCAATTTGTCTTTTTAAACCGCCCAAATTATATAGCCTTGCTTGCTAGAATTTTTGGCTTAAAAACCCCTCTTATCATCAATGAATGCACCACTCCAAGTGTGATGTATCAAAGCCTTAGCCCAACTTCACTTGTGAATAAATTTTTAATACAATGGCTGTATCCAAAGGCTGATTTAATCCTAGCAAATTCTAAGGGCAATCAAGAGGATTTAATTTTAAATTTTAACATCAATGCTAGCAAATGCAAACTCCTTTATAATGCCATTGATTTAGAAAAAATCACACAAAAAGCAAATGAGCCTATAGACTTTAAGGATGATTTTATACTCAGCATCGGTAGGCTTGATAAGGGTAAAAATCACGCTCTTTTAATCAAAGCTTATGCAAGGCTTGATACAGAGCTAAAGCTTCTTATCTTAGGCGAGGGCGAGCTCAAAGACGAGCTTGAAAGCTTGATAAAAAGCTTAAATTTAAAAGAAAAAGTCTTTTTGCTTGGCTTTGATAATAATCCTTACAAATACCTAAGCAAATGTAAATTCTTTGCCTTTGCTTCAAGCTTTGAGGGCTTTTCAAATGTCTTAATAGAAGCCTTAGCTTGCCATTGCGCTGTGCTTAGTTCAGATCATAAAAGCGGGGCTAAAGAGCTTTTTGGGGATAATGAATTTGGACTTTTAGTCAAGGTAAATGATGAAAATGCCATGTTTGAGGGCTTAAAAATCATGATAGAAAATGAAAGCTTAAGAAAAGCCTATCAAGAAAAAGCTTATCAAAGAGCTAAAAACTTTGATAAAAACGAGATCGCTAAAAAAGCTTTAGAGTTCTTAAAAAGCTGTGAAATCAAGGAAAACTAA
- a CDS encoding ABC transporter ATP-binding protein, protein MLKKLFAVLSKQDKRFLFALLAFSVFISFIESFAISLIMPFVSLASDFSYFQSNAFLKSFFSKFSLSEYEFVALFGLFLILFYLFRAFLNALYFHLLARFSKGRFHFFALRIFKRVLFLNYERFTQKKSSEIIKTISNETYNLSTMIASFMLFLSESFVLLLIYILLLLVDYKITLFLSVFLLINAFILLRLLSPAIKQASIKREKAMSGFFESLNTNLSNFKLIKLKGEEQSVARLFGEQSKLFSKANISSESINALPRIYLEAVGFCVLIFIVIFLLWQNKGDVRSSLAMISIFVLALYRLMPCANRIITSYHDLLYYKNSLDIIYKSLNEPYERLEDEKISFEKKIEVKDLSFHYEGKKDLFHGLNFTLKKGEKIAFIGQSGSGKSSFVDILCGLLKPKAGQILVDDSVLSEKNLKAYRQKIGYIPQEIHLYNDTLAFNISFEQNFDEKRLHKVIEQANLKNFVSNLKEGIYTQISDSTLSGGQRQRIAIARALYTEPEILVLDEATSALDNESEAKIMNEIYDLSKDKTLIIIAHRLSTIKHCETIYKLKAGILSKLDAKQKELILSRYKEEK, encoded by the coding sequence ATGCTTAAAAAACTTTTTGCTGTTTTATCGAAGCAAGATAAACGCTTTTTATTCGCCTTGCTTGCTTTTTCTGTGTTTATTTCTTTTATAGAAAGCTTTGCTATAAGTCTTATCATGCCTTTTGTGAGCTTAGCAAGTGATTTTTCTTATTTTCAAAGCAATGCCTTTTTAAAGAGTTTTTTTAGCAAATTTAGCCTAAGTGAGTATGAATTTGTCGCTCTTTTTGGGCTTTTTTTAATCCTTTTTTATCTTTTTAGAGCCTTTTTAAATGCCCTTTATTTTCATCTTTTAGCGCGTTTTTCTAAGGGGCGGTTTCATTTTTTTGCTTTGAGAATTTTTAAGCGAGTTTTGTTTTTAAATTATGAACGCTTTACTCAAAAAAAATCAAGTGAAATCATCAAAACCATTTCTAATGAAACTTACAATCTTAGCACCATGATTGCTTCTTTTATGCTTTTTTTAAGTGAAAGTTTTGTGCTGCTTTTAATTTATATTTTACTACTTTTAGTTGATTATAAAATCACTTTGTTTTTATCGGTTTTTTTGCTTATAAATGCTTTTATTTTACTGCGTCTTTTAAGTCCGGCTATAAAGCAAGCTAGCATTAAAAGAGAAAAGGCGATGAGTGGCTTTTTTGAGAGCTTAAATACAAATTTAAGCAATTTCAAGCTCATTAAACTTAAAGGCGAAGAACAAAGCGTTGCAAGGCTTTTTGGCGAACAAAGCAAGCTTTTTTCAAAGGCAAATATCAGCAGTGAAAGCATTAATGCCTTGCCAAGAATTTATCTTGAAGCAGTTGGTTTTTGCGTTTTGATTTTCATCGTGATCTTTTTACTTTGGCAAAATAAAGGCGATGTAAGAAGCTCTTTAGCGATGATTTCTATCTTTGTGCTAGCACTTTACCGCCTTATGCCTTGTGCAAACCGCATTATCACAAGTTATCATGATTTGCTTTATTATAAAAACTCGCTTGACATTATCTATAAAAGCCTAAATGAGCCTTATGAAAGGCTTGAAGATGAAAAAATCAGCTTTGAAAAAAAGATAGAAGTTAAGGATTTAAGCTTTCATTATGAGGGCAAAAAAGACTTATTTCATGGGCTTAATTTCACTCTTAAAAAAGGCGAAAAAATAGCCTTTATAGGACAAAGTGGCAGTGGAAAAAGTAGCTTTGTGGATATACTTTGCGGGCTTTTAAAACCAAAGGCTGGGCAAATTTTAGTTGATGATAGCGTGCTGAGTGAAAAAAATCTCAAAGCTTATCGTCAAAAAATAGGCTATATCCCTCAAGAAATTCATCTTTATAATGATACCTTAGCCTTTAATATAAGCTTTGAGCAAAATTTTGATGAAAAAAGACTACACAAAGTCATAGAACAAGCCAATCTTAAAAATTTTGTCTCAAATTTAAAAGAAGGCATATATACTCAAATTTCAGATTCCACCCTAAGTGGAGGACAAAGACAACGCATAGCCATAGCAAGAGCACTTTACACAGAGCCTGAAATTCTCGTGCTTGATGAGGCTACTTCAGCCCTTGATAATGAAAGTGAGGCAAAAATCATGAATGAAATTTATGATTTAAGCAAGGATAAAACCCTCATCATCATCGCTCATCGTTTAAGCACTATTAAGCATTGTGAAACGATTTATAAACTAAAAGCTGGGATTTTAAGCAAACTTGATGCTAAGCAAAAAGAGCTGATTTTATCTCGGTATAAAGAAGAAAAATGA
- a CDS encoding STT3 domain-containing protein — MKKNQNSHKKTEFLKTNFFDRVQLSLKNELFLYIALAFIFSVLCRLYWVFWASEFSEFYFNDELMIISNDGYAFAEGARDMIAGFHQPNDLSYFGSSLSTLTYYLYKLTPFSFETIILYMSVFFSSLVVVPVMLIAYEYKMLKAGFLAALLASIANSYYNRTMAGYYDTDMLAIVLPCFVLYFMIRLIIKKDKFSLITLPFVMMFYLWYYPSSYTLNVAFVGLFLLYTLAFHRQERINYEALSFMLIALAPIAWFYQAAILALLFAFFNLTTRFFTLKALIWLLILSLVFLFLSGGLDPILYQLNFYIFKSAAVGSVSESFSYFNVNQTIQEVGSIDLSVFMQRIAASELAFICAVLGLILLIKDHKSFLLALPMLALGFLALRGGLRFTIYAVPVMALGFGYFVYFLVLKLAHFRLAKPIILTFALIISLGFALKHIYEYKAPSVFNANEARILDRLKSIASAEDYVLAWWDYGYPVRYYSDVKTLADGGKHLGKDNFLPSYALSFDQVSGANLARLGVEYTEKSFYDKNDSLLQADLLKAMMRDYNASEASLFLHALKYKNFKANEKTRDIYFYLPARMSPIFPTVASFSHIDLQNGQINDPFVFSTALALGKDEKTGFYYLSNGMFLSDDFTHIMLGENAYAIKAVYEFDSIKDASFKQRMIDENGNFYVFYLKESLSYPMQFIIMDKTMFDSLFVQLFFFNNYDKDLFEPVILDKDAKIYKLKR; from the coding sequence ATGAAAAAAAATCAAAATTCACATAAAAAAACAGAATTCTTAAAAACAAATTTCTTTGATAGGGTTCAACTCTCACTCAAAAACGAATTGTTTTTATATATAGCCTTAGCCTTTATTTTTAGTGTGCTATGTAGGCTCTATTGGGTGTTTTGGGCAAGTGAGTTTAGTGAGTTTTATTTTAATGATGAGCTTATGATTATCTCAAATGATGGATATGCTTTTGCTGAGGGTGCAAGAGATATGATTGCTGGCTTTCATCAGCCAAATGACTTATCTTATTTTGGCAGCTCCTTATCTACGCTGACTTATTATCTTTATAAGCTCACGCCTTTTAGTTTTGAAACTATCATCTTATATATGAGCGTGTTTTTTAGCTCCCTTGTTGTCGTGCCTGTTATGCTTATTGCTTATGAATATAAAATGTTAAAAGCTGGCTTTTTAGCAGCCTTACTTGCAAGCATTGCCAATAGCTATTATAACCGCACTATGGCAGGGTATTATGATACTGATATGCTTGCTATTGTGCTTCCTTGCTTTGTGCTGTATTTTATGATCAGGCTTATCATCAAAAAAGATAAATTCTCCCTCATCACCCTGCCCTTTGTGATGATGTTTTATCTTTGGTATTATCCCTCAAGTTATACTTTAAATGTTGCTTTTGTAGGGCTTTTCTTGCTTTATACTCTTGCTTTTCATCGACAAGAAAGGATAAATTATGAGGCTTTAAGCTTTATGCTTATCGCACTTGCTCCTATTGCTTGGTTTTATCAAGCTGCAATTTTAGCCTTACTTTTTGCATTTTTCAATCTCACAACTCGTTTTTTTACACTCAAAGCTTTAATTTGGCTTTTGATCTTAAGCCTTGTTTTTCTTTTTTTAAGCGGTGGGCTTGATCCTATTTTATATCAGCTTAATTTTTACATCTTTAAAAGTGCTGCTGTAGGAAGCGTGAGTGAGAGTTTTAGCTATTTTAATGTCAATCAAACCATACAAGAAGTAGGAAGCATAGATTTATCAGTCTTTATGCAAAGAATTGCAGCCAGTGAGCTTGCCTTTATATGTGCGGTTTTGGGCTTAATCTTACTCATCAAAGATCACAAAAGCTTTTTACTAGCCTTACCTATGCTCGCACTTGGTTTTTTGGCTTTACGCGGGGGACTTAGATTTACCATTTATGCGGTGCCTGTGATGGCTCTTGGCTTTGGGTATTTTGTATATTTTTTAGTCCTTAAATTAGCTCACTTTAGGCTAGCAAAGCCCATTATACTCACTTTTGCACTCATTATCAGTTTAGGTTTTGCTTTAAAGCATATCTACGAATACAAAGCCCCAAGCGTGTTTAATGCAAATGAAGCTCGAATTTTAGATAGGCTTAAAAGTATAGCTAGTGCTGAAGATTATGTGCTTGCGTGGTGGGATTATGGTTATCCTGTGCGATATTACAGCGATGTTAAAACCTTAGCTGATGGAGGCAAGCACTTAGGCAAGGACAATTTTTTACCATCTTATGCTCTAAGTTTTGATCAAGTAAGCGGGGCAAATTTAGCAAGATTAGGTGTTGAATACACCGAAAAAAGTTTTTATGATAAAAATGACAGCCTTTTGCAAGCTGATCTTTTAAAAGCTATGATGAGAGATTATAATGCAAGTGAAGCAAGCTTGTTTTTACATGCTCTTAAGTATAAAAACTTCAAAGCAAATGAAAAAACAAGGGATATTTATTTTTATTTACCAGCTCGTATGTCGCCTATTTTTCCAACTGTAGCGAGCTTTTCACATATTGATTTGCAAAATGGGCAGATTAATGATCCTTTTGTTTTTAGCACAGCTTTAGCTTTAGGAAAAGATGAAAAAACAGGCTTTTATTATTTAAGCAATGGTATGTTTTTAAGCGATGATTTTACACATATAATGCTTGGTGAAAATGCCTATGCGATCAAGGCTGTATATGAATTTGACTCTATAAAAGATGCTTCTTTTAAGCAAAGAATGATTGATGAAAATGGTAATTTTTATGTATTTTATCTTAAAGAAAGCTTAAGTTATCCTATGCAATTTATCATTATGGATAAAACAATGTTTGATAGTCTATTTGTCCAGCTTTTTTTCTTTAATAATTACGACAAAGATTTATTTGAACCAGTCATTTTAGATAAAGATGCGAAAATTTATAAGCTTAAGCGTTAG
- the galE gene encoding UDP-glucose 4-epimerase GalE → MKILISGGAGYIGSHTLRQFLNTKHELCVLDNLSKGSKINLDALQTLRKFSFFEQDLADFKAVKKLFKEQKFDAVVHFAASIEVFESMNDPLKYYLNNTANTSNLIQTCLEEGVNKFIFSSTAATYGEPSTPVVSETSPLAPINPYGRSKLMSEEVLRDASMAKPEFKHCILRYFNVAGACMDFDIGQRYPKATLLIKVAAECAAGKRDKLFVYGDDYETKDGTCVRDFIHVDDIASAHLAALDYLESNDSNVFNVGYGHGFSVKEVICAMKEVSGVDFKVELAPRRAGDPSILISNADKIKSLTSWKPKFDDLKLICKSAYEWEKKC, encoded by the coding sequence ATGAAAATTCTTATCAGCGGTGGGGCTGGGTATATAGGCTCTCACACCTTAAGGCAGTTTTTAAATACCAAACATGAACTTTGCGTTTTAGATAATCTTTCTAAAGGCTCAAAAATCAATCTTGATGCCTTGCAGACTTTAAGAAAATTCAGCTTTTTTGAGCAAGATTTGGCTGATTTTAAGGCGGTAAAAAAGCTTTTTAAAGAGCAAAAATTTGACGCTGTGGTGCATTTTGCAGCTAGCATTGAGGTGTTTGAGAGTATGAATGATCCTTTAAAATACTATCTTAATAACACCGCAAATACTTCAAATCTTATTCAAACTTGCCTTGAAGAAGGGGTAAATAAATTCATCTTTTCAAGCACGGCTGCAACTTATGGTGAGCCAAGCACTCCTGTAGTTAGCGAGACAAGCCCCCTTGCACCCATCAATCCTTATGGACGCTCTAAACTCATGAGCGAAGAGGTTTTGCGTGATGCAAGTATGGCAAAGCCTGAATTTAAGCATTGTATTTTAAGGTATTTTAATGTGGCAGGAGCGTGCATGGACTTTGATATAGGACAACGTTATCCAAAAGCGACTTTGCTTATCAAAGTAGCAGCTGAATGTGCAGCTGGCAAGAGGGACAAGCTTTTTGTATATGGAGATGATTATGAGACTAAAGATGGCACTTGTGTGAGGGATTTTATCCATGTTGATGATATAGCCAGCGCACATTTAGCCGCTCTTGATTATCTTGAGAGTAATGATAGCAATGTCTTTAATGTGGGCTATGGGCACGGCTTTTCAGTCAAAGAAGTCATTTGTGCGATGAAAGAAGTTAGCGGGGTTGATTTTAAGGTAGAACTTGCACCTCGCAGGGCTGGTGATCCTAGTATTTTAATCTCAAATGCTGATAAGATCAAAAGTCTTACAAGCTGGAAGCCAAAATTTGATGATTTAAAACTTATTTGCAAAAGTGCTTATGAGTGGGAAAAGAAGTGTTAA
- a CDS encoding DUF5684 domain-containing protein gives MMGDIGALVVIVGIFCVIFLPFYLIFKKANVNAWAAFVPFYNFYMLGKVAKDEALGALLVVVIVIGFILSAVAGEESALGGIATIAIYICYCFVYVNLGRRFEVSLGFKIALCIPFISWIMLWILALDKSYVYKKESLEETSENQNNIQ, from the coding sequence ATGATGGGCGACATCGGTGCGTTAGTGGTGATTGTAGGGATATTTTGTGTGATATTCTTACCATTTTATTTGATCTTTAAAAAAGCTAATGTTAATGCTTGGGCTGCTTTTGTGCCATTTTATAATTTCTATATGCTAGGTAAAGTAGCTAAAGATGAAGCTTTAGGGGCGCTGCTTGTGGTTGTTATTGTGATTGGATTTATACTCTCCGCAGTTGCAGGAGAAGAATCTGCATTAGGTGGTATAGCTACTATCGCAATATACATATGTTATTGTTTTGTTTATGTAAATCTAGGAAGAAGATTTGAAGTGAGTCTGGGTTTTAAAATCGCACTTTGCATTCCTTTTATAAGTTGGATAATGTTGTGGATTTTAGCTCTAGATAAAAGCTATGTATATAAAAAAGAGAGCTTAGAAGAAACATCAGAAAATCAAAACAATATACAATGA
- a CDS encoding DUF945 domain-containing protein, whose protein sequence is MKKSVIFSSVIIILFVLYLAQVAFVRGLNLKFFEQVSSQYALTDVELKKGFFSSSANFVIDDESLAAFAEPIKVEITFHNSYFAPNTFVANFFSPASLKQSIQEEIFLTLNGKFKFNQSLDLEFKPTNINFNEDIFEFKLEDFVLKVNVNKDSSLNSFALKTKEFDFSFSYLHFKFTNFAYEERFLQPVFLQDYIDAQGIVASKSHLSAENIELYDDINISKVVMESMGKMGEELDDLSIKLKIEDFKSKQMQLNLHAINLDMNAKDLPKELLISSNPWIDHESLLDNEELFELFARSKAEIVLNDFSASSKGKKFKLSGLAKSDSSNFSVLLNAHSEILPSAIFPVLIWFDMDEFFVQKDNAYTMKYELEGKNENITQIKLNDEVLVGDRKLSQDKAFELYKE, encoded by the coding sequence ATGAAAAAAAGCGTTATTTTTTCGAGCGTAATCATCATTTTGTTTGTTTTATATTTAGCTCAAGTTGCATTTGTAAGGGGACTTAACTTGAAATTTTTTGAGCAAGTTTCAAGTCAATATGCACTGACAGATGTTGAGTTAAAAAAAGGATTTTTTAGCTCTTCTGCAAATTTTGTAATCGATGATGAAAGTTTGGCAGCTTTTGCAGAGCCTATAAAAGTTGAGATCACTTTTCATAATAGCTATTTTGCTCCAAATACTTTTGTGGCGAATTTTTTTAGCCCAGCTTCTCTTAAACAAAGCATACAAGAAGAAATTTTTCTGACATTAAATGGAAAATTCAAATTTAATCAAAGCTTAGATCTTGAATTTAAGCCCACAAATATAAATTTTAATGAGGATATTTTTGAGTTTAAGCTTGAAGATTTTGTGTTGAAAGTAAATGTCAATAAGGACTCAAGCTTAAATTCTTTTGCTTTAAAGACTAAAGAATTTGACTTTTCATTTTCTTATTTACATTTTAAATTCACAAATTTTGCATACGAAGAGCGATTTTTGCAGCCTGTATTTTTGCAAGATTATATTGATGCTCAAGGCATTGTTGCTTCAAAATCACATTTGAGTGCTGAAAATATAGAGCTTTATGATGATATTAATATCTCAAAAGTTGTGATGGAAAGCATGGGAAAAATGGGCGAAGAATTAGATGATTTGAGTATAAAGCTTAAGATTGAGGATTTTAAATCAAAGCAAATGCAGCTTAACCTACATGCAATCAACCTTGATATGAATGCTAAAGACTTACCTAAAGAGCTTTTGATTTCAAGCAATCCTTGGATCGATCATGAAAGTTTGCTTGATAATGAAGAGTTGTTTGAGCTTTTTGCTCGCTCAAAAGCTGAAATTGTGCTGAATGACTTTTCAGCAAGTTCTAAGGGTAAAAAATTCAAGCTTAGTGGCTTGGCAAAAAGTGATTCGAGTAATTTCAGTGTGCTTTTAAACGCTCATAGTGAGATTTTGCCAAGTGCTATTTTTCCAGTGCTTATTTGGTTTGATATGGACGAGTTTTTTGTGCAAAAAGACAATGCTTATACGATGAAATACGAGCTTGAGGGTAAAAATGAGAACATTACTCAAATCAAGCTTAACGATGAAGTGCTTGTTGGAGATAGAAAACTTAGTCAAGACAAGGCTTTTGAGCTTTACAAAGAATAA